CTGGCCGACCTCAAAGCGCCGGGAGACCGCTACCGGGCCGCCCGCGGCGGCCGGGGTGGCCGGGGAAACACCACCTTCAAAACCGCCATGAATACAGCCCCCCACCTGTCCGAACGAGGTGAACCCGGTGAAGAAATATTTTTGGATTTGGAGTTAAAACTTTTGGCCGACGTGGGGCTCTTGGGCTTTCCGAACGCCGGGAAATCCACTTTTCTATCTGTCGTAACCGAAGCCCGGCCCAAAATCGCTGATTACCCGTTCACCACCCTCACCCCCAACTTAGGGGTCACCACCGCGGGTGGCAAAACGTTCGTCATCGCGGACATCCCCGGTATCATTGAGGGGGCCCACGAGGGGAAAGGATTGGGAGACGAATTTCTACGCCACGTGGAACGCACGCGCGTGCTGATCCACCTGGTGGACGTTTTCGGGTTTGACGGCAAATCCGCGGCCCAAAACCTCCGCGCCCTGAACAAAGAACTGGCGTCTCACTCCGCGCGCTTGGCCGCCACACCTCAAATCGTGGTGGCAACCAAGATGGATCTGACCGACGCCGACAAAGCCCTCGCGGCGTTCCGAAAATCTTTTAAGAAAGAAAAGATTTACCCGCTCTCCTCCGCCACGGGCCAAGGGGTGAAAGAACTCATGCTGGCCGTGGTGAAATCCCTCGACCGAGCCCCCGAACCCGCCACCTTCACGCCGGACATCATAGACATTATTATTGAGCCCGATTTCCGCATCGAACACCCCAGCGAAAACCGCTGGCGCGTGACCGGCAAAAAAATCACCCGATTGGTGGCCATGACCCACTTCGATCAGGACGAAGCCGTGTCCCGATTCCAAAACATATTGATCAAAATGGGCGTAGAGGAATCCCTCGTGCGCGAGGGCGCCAAAACCGGCGACATCGTCTCCGTCAGCGACCACGACCTCACCTTCCGCCCCTCCCTAAAACACCGCCAACGCCCCCCCCAATGACCCTTAAACAAACTCTTTTCCACCAACAAAGAAAAGGAAGGACAGATTCATTTTTTTCCCTCTCCCGCTCGCGGGAGAGGGTGTCCGAAGGACGGGAGAGGGTGGGGGTAGAGCTAAGCGTTGAAGTAAACCAAAACAATAAGACAAAAACCCCATGAAACGCCTCGTCATTAAAGTAGGCACCGCCATCCTCAGCCGCCCCGAAGGTGGCCTCAACCGACCCCGCATTAAAGACCTGGCCCGGGAACTTTCTGCGCTGAAGGAAAAAGGCCACGCCCCCATCCTCGTCACCTCCGGCGCCATCGGCGCCGGCATGGACGCCTTCGGCTGGAAAGAACGCCCCACGCTTTTAAAGGATAAACAAGCGGCCGCCGCCGTAGGCCAGGTGGCACTCATGGAAGCCTATAAAACAGCCTTCACCGGATATGGAACCACCATCGCCCAAATTTTGCTCACCCGTTCAGACCTGGACGACCGTGAACGTTACCTCAACATTCGCAACACCTTAACCGCTCTTTTAGATCGGGGCGTCATTCCCATCATCAACGAAAACGATACGGTCGCCACGCAAGAAATAAAGTTCGGCGATAACGATACCCTCTCCGCCCTCGTGGCCGCAAAAGTCGATGCCACGAACCTCTTCATTCTGACCGACGTGGACGGCCTCCTCACCAGCACCGGGTCCGACGGCCACCTTCTCCCGGAAGTCTTCCAAGTGACTCCCGACATCGAGGCCCTGGTCCAGGCCGGCACCGGGTCCACCAAAAGCGTCGGGGGGATGGCCAGTAAATTGGCCGCGGCGCGCCTAGCCATGGCGTCCGGTGTCGAAGTGTGGATTGCCTCCGGCCGCAAACCCGGCATCGTCAACGACATTTTGGAGGGAAAAGGCGTCGGCACCCGTTTCGTCCCCAGCCCGGAAGCCCTCTCCGCCCGGAAACGCTGGATCGCCTTTGGCCGAAAGGTAAGGGGCACGCTCCATATTGATGAAGGCGCCGTGCGGGCCCTGTCCGAAAACAAACGAAGCCTGCTCCCGTCCGGCATCACGAAAGTGGAAGGGACCTTTAACGCCGGCGACACGGTCAAGATCCTCACCCCAGAAGGAAGAGAACTCGCCCGGGGCCTAACCGTTTTCAGCGCCACTGATTTAAAGAAAATCAAAGGCCGCCGTTCAATCGAAGTGGAACCCCTCTTAAACCGCCCCGCCCCCGCCGAAGTGATCCACCGCAACAACCTCGTCATTCTTTAACGCCCGACACTTTCCCCGCTTCGCCATCGTCTATAATAGAGACCGATGACGACCGACCCTTCCGACAGCGACCTGATCACCACCCTTCTCGCCGGACAAACGGACGCTTTCGCCACGCTCGTCCACCGCCATCAAGACCGCGTCTATGGCCTGTGCCTGTCCCTCACCAAAAACCCCACCGACGCCGAAGACGCCGCCCAAGAGGTTTTCCTAAAGGTGTACCGACGACTTAAAGAGTTCCGTTTTGAATCTTCGTTTAGCACCTGGCTCTACCGGGTGGCGTACCACCACACCCTGGACCTGTTAAAAGCCCGGTCCCGCCGCCCCGCCGAATCCCTCGACGCCCTCATGGAAATTAAAGGAGAATTCGTCACCGAAACTCTGCCCAGAGAACCGTCCATGGCCGCCGAACAAGCCCGACAGATTTTAGATTCCCTCCGCCCGGAAGACCGCCTGGTTTTGACACTGCGAGAAGTCCAAAACCTCACCTACGACGAATTAGCCGAAACCCTAAAGATATCCCTAGACGCCGTCAAATCCCGCCTGCGGAGAGCCCGGGAAACCCTTCGAATGAAATCCCGACACTTTCCCCCCACCCCCGTCGTCCAAGGAAGTGGAGAAACCCGATGACAATGAGCCCGCACTTCCCCATGGAAAAGATGGACGCCTACCGCGACAAAGAACTCCCCCCCGCGGAACAGGAAATTTTGGGCCAGCACCTCACCCAGTGCCCCGCCTGCCAAGAAATATGGGCCGAAATTGAAACCCAGGCCGCAATATTCAATGCTTTCCGCGAAGCCAAAGCGCCACCCCATTTCACAGAAAAGGTAATGACCAAAATCCAAGCAGAACCCACTCTTTTCGCCCGTGTATGGAACGCCCTTTGGCCCAAACCCGCTTTCGCCCGATGGACCCTAGCCAGCGGCCTAGCCCTAGCCACAGCCCTAACCCTCTGGCTCCCCCCCCGCGCCACCCCCCCACAACAACTTTCCTCCCACCCCCAAACCTCCCTATCGATCTATCTAGCCGACACCACCACCGCCGAAGAAGAACTCCAACTCGGCACAACGATCGAAGCGTATTTCCTCTAATCACCCCCAATTCTCCGCAACAAATCCCGACACTTTTCCCCCACCGTCGTCGTCCAAAGAAACGAAGACAAAATCCTTTAAGGAGAAACCAATGCTTAAAAAATACAGCGGCGTCATGGTCTTGTTCCTCCTCGCGGGAACCCTGGCCACGGCCAAGGGCCCCGGCGAGTGGCACGATCGGGAAGGAATGCGGGAGGAGATGAAAACGGAGTTGGGCCTAACGGACGAACAAGAAATGAAATTAGAAACCCACCGCATCGACCAACGGGCCGCCATGGAAAAACTCTGGTTGGCTGTTAAACAAAAACGGGAAGCGTTAAAAATCGCCCTAGAAAAACCCAACCTAGACAAAGGCGAAGTGCGAAAACTGAACGAACGTTTAAAAGACACCCAAAACGACCTGGCCGACCAACGCTTGGAAGGCATCCTCTACGTCCGTTCCGTGCTTAATCCCGAACAATTCCAAAAGTTCCTAACCCTCCGCCCCGACCCCAGAAAGCGAAACAATAAAGAGGGCAAACGACACGGAAACCGAGACGACAAGAGCGAATCAAGAAGAGGCGACCGCCCCCGTCGTTCCGAATACAAATCCGATCGACCCGATGCCCCCCCCAACGCCATGGACGAAGACCCCATGGAGCCCCCCCACTAATGTCCACTGGGGTCAAGTCTTGACTTTCTCTTTTCGATCAAAAGGCGAGCCCATTATCCCGGAAAATATCGGTTACGAAACTCCGCGTCAGTGATCTTTCCTATGGCCCAGCCAAAGAGGTGTTGGGGAAACAGATCCTGTTACACTTCCCACAACGTAGACATTGCCGCGGAGGTCGTTCGTCACGTCTGTCGCGGTACACGGCACACCATTCGGGCAAGGGGAGATTTGGAAGTGGTCGAGAACAAGCCCAGGGTCAAAAACTCCTAAGAATCGAGCCATCGTTCCGTTTTTTCTTTGTAAACCGTGACCCACCAAGAAAATTCTGCCCACCTCACGAAACTTCGCAATAGGGGTCAAGTCTTGACTTTCCATTCTATCCCATTGGCCAGCCCACCCCTTGATTACCCTTGAGTCCTCAACGAAAGCAGTGCGGTCCGATCCCCCATGGAAGACCCGCGGAGGGCGCCAAGCGATCCATTGACTGACCCAATCACACCCCTCAAAAAAGTGGTAACGTAGTAGAAATCTCAGTCACAGAATCCATCCACCCACCGATATTAAAGGGTTCGAATTTATGCCAGGACGCTACAAACAACAGATGCGGGGTTTAGCCCGCTCAATGCCCCGCCCTTTCTCCGCCCTCCGGGACGTGTTCCGAGAAGGTTATAAATCTAGCGATCTTCGTTCCGACCTCATGGCAGGTCTGGTGGTGGCCATGGTCGCGATCCCGCTGTCCATGGCACTGGCCATTGCCAGCGGTGTTCCTCCTCAAATGGGACTGTACACCGCCGTGATAGCCGGCGGCGCCGTTGCTCTCTTGGGAGGCTCCCGGTTTCAGGTGACCGGCCCAACCGCAGCGTTTGTGGTGATCCTGCTTCCCATCGTTCATCGGTTCGGACCGGCGGGCCTCTTAATGGCGGGTCTCCTCGCTGGAATTTTGTTGATCCTCATGGGCGTCATGCGCATGGGGCGTTTGATCCAGTTCATTCCCCACCCCGTAACAACAGGTTTTACGTCGGGAATTGCGGTGGTGATCGCCACGCTCCAAATCAAAGATTTTCTGGGCCTCCAGATGGACATCATGCCCGACCACTACCTCGACCGGTTGGGCGCATTGATCCTCGCCCTCCCGACCTTCTCCTTGGCAGAATGCGCCGTGGGGACATTCACCTTGATCCTCCTGATCGTCTGGCCACGACTTTCAAAAAAGATTCCCGCCCCCCTGATCGCCCTTACAGCGGCGGCCGTGGCGGCGGTTTTTGCGGAAAAATTCGTTCCAGGTTTCCAGGTGGCCACCATCGGCTCCCGCTTTTCGTTTGAGGTCAATGGCCTCTTGACCCACGGCATTCCCCAAACTGCCCCCGTTTTTCACACCCCCTGGACACTTCCGGGCCCCGGCGGACAACCCCTTCCCCTCACCTGGGAAACACTTGAAGCCTTGCTGCCATCCGCTTTTGCCATTGCCATGTTGGGGGCCATCGAATCGCTTTTGTCCGCCGTAGTGGCGGACGGCATGGGCGGCACCCGTCACGATCCCGACGCCGAACTTTTGGCCCTGGGCACTGGGAATCTCTTATGCCCCTTTTTCGGTGGCATTCCCGCCACAGGTGCCATCGCCCGGACAGCGGCCAACATCCGATTCGGGGCGAAATCCCCAGTGGCGGCCTTCAGCCACGCGCTCTTCATTTTGGTGGCCGTGCTTACCGTCGCCCCGCTCATTTCCTATTTGCCGATGGCGTCCTTAGCGGCGCTCTTGATGGTGGTCGCGTATAACATGTCGGAGGTGAAACACTTTAAACACATCCTCCGTGTGGCCCCCAAAAGCGACGTGGCTGTCCTCCTGACATGCTTCGGGTTAACGGTCCTGTTTGATATGGTGAAAGGCGTTAGCGTGGGCATTGTCCTGGCCGCTTTTCTCTTTTTGCGACGCATGGCCGCCCTTTCGTCCGGACGTGCCCTGTCGGCATCCTCTCACGGAGGGACCATCCCGGACCCATTACCCAAAGGGGTGTTGGTCTATGAAATTGCTGGACCGCTTTTTTTCGGCGCCGCCGAACAAGCGGTCCGATCGCTCGAACTGGTGGAAAAACATGTGCGGGTGTTGGTGTTCCTAATGGAAGATGTTCCGGCCATGGACATCACGGGCCTGGTGGCCCTGGAAAGCGCGGTTGAAGACCTCATTCGAAACGGACAGCGGGCCTTTTTTGTGGGGGTGCGTCCCCAACCAGCAACGGTCATGCGCCGTTCCCCATCATTTAAGGACCCCTCAAAAACTCTTTTCTTCCCCACCCTACCCCACGCCCTGGCCGCCGCCAGCCAGGAACAAAAGGAGAACGAATGAATAAAACCCGTCACCGGGTCACCGCCATCCCAGGGGACGGTATCGGCCCCGAACTCATGGCCGTCACTCGCCAGGTCCTCGAGTCGGCGGAAGCCCCCATTTTGTGGGAAGAAGCCGAAGCGGGCGCCGATGCGCTCCTCAAACGGGGAACGCCTCTCCCCGATGAAACCCTGTCCTCCATCCGCCGGAACAAAGTGGCGCTTAAAGGCCCCGTGACCACCCCCATCGGGACCGGATTTCGGTCGGTCAATGTGTCGCTCCGACAAGAGCTTAATTTGTATGCCTGCGTACGCCCCTGCCGATCCCGCCCCGGTGTCCCTTCCCCCGCCGGGAACGTGGACCTGATTTTAATCCGAGAAAACACCGAAGACCTCT
This window of the Elusimicrobiota bacterium genome carries:
- the dauA gene encoding C4-dicarboxylic acid transporter DauA produces the protein MPGRYKQQMRGLARSMPRPFSALRDVFREGYKSSDLRSDLMAGLVVAMVAIPLSMALAIASGVPPQMGLYTAVIAGGAVALLGGSRFQVTGPTAAFVVILLPIVHRFGPAGLLMAGLLAGILLILMGVMRMGRLIQFIPHPVTTGFTSGIAVVIATLQIKDFLGLQMDIMPDHYLDRLGALILALPTFSLAECAVGTFTLILLIVWPRLSKKIPAPLIALTAAAVAAVFAEKFVPGFQVATIGSRFSFEVNGLLTHGIPQTAPVFHTPWTLPGPGGQPLPLTWETLEALLPSAFAIAMLGAIESLLSAVVADGMGGTRHDPDAELLALGTGNLLCPFFGGIPATGAIARTAANIRFGAKSPVAAFSHALFILVAVLTVAPLISYLPMASLAALLMVVAYNMSEVKHFKHILRVAPKSDVAVLLTCFGLTVLFDMVKGVSVGIVLAAFLFLRRMAALSSGRALSASSHGGTIPDPLPKGVLVYEIAGPLFFGAAEQAVRSLELVEKHVRVLVFLMEDVPAMDITGLVALESAVEDLIRNGQRAFFVGVRPQPATVMRRSPSFKDPSKTLFFPTLPHALAAASQEQKENE
- a CDS encoding sigma-70 family RNA polymerase sigma factor, with the protein product MTTDPSDSDLITTLLAGQTDAFATLVHRHQDRVYGLCLSLTKNPTDAEDAAQEVFLKVYRRLKEFRFESSFSTWLYRVAYHHTLDLLKARSRRPAESLDALMEIKGEFVTETLPREPSMAAEQARQILDSLRPEDRLVLTLREVQNLTYDELAETLKISLDAVKSRLRRARETLRMKSRHFPPTPVVQGSGETR
- a CDS encoding zf-HC2 domain-containing protein — its product is MTMSPHFPMEKMDAYRDKELPPAEQEILGQHLTQCPACQEIWAEIETQAAIFNAFREAKAPPHFTEKVMTKIQAEPTLFARVWNALWPKPAFARWTLASGLALATALTLWLPPRATPPQQLSSHPQTSLSIYLADTTTAEEELQLGTTIEAYFL
- the proB gene encoding glutamate 5-kinase is translated as MKRLVIKVGTAILSRPEGGLNRPRIKDLARELSALKEKGHAPILVTSGAIGAGMDAFGWKERPTLLKDKQAAAAVGQVALMEAYKTAFTGYGTTIAQILLTRSDLDDRERYLNIRNTLTALLDRGVIPIINENDTVATQEIKFGDNDTLSALVAAKVDATNLFILTDVDGLLTSTGSDGHLLPEVFQVTPDIEALVQAGTGSTKSVGGMASKLAAARLAMASGVEVWIASGRKPGIVNDILEGKGVGTRFVPSPEALSARKRWIAFGRKVRGTLHIDEGAVRALSENKRSLLPSGITKVEGTFNAGDTVKILTPEGRELARGLTVFSATDLKKIKGRRSIEVEPLLNRPAPAEVIHRNNLVIL
- a CDS encoding periplasmic heavy metal sensor, with the translated sequence MLKKYSGVMVLFLLAGTLATAKGPGEWHDREGMREEMKTELGLTDEQEMKLETHRIDQRAAMEKLWLAVKQKREALKIALEKPNLDKGEVRKLNERLKDTQNDLADQRLEGILYVRSVLNPEQFQKFLTLRPDPRKRNNKEGKRHGNRDDKSESRRGDRPRRSEYKSDRPDAPPNAMDEDPMEPPH
- the obgE gene encoding GTPase ObgE, which codes for MFIDRAKIHAISGKGGDGALSFRREKHVEMGGPDGGSGGKGGDVWVEADPQKNTLYDFTYRPLFKAELGVNGKGKRQTGACGEDMIIKVPPGTLLFRDGKLLADLKAPGDRYRAARGGRGGRGNTTFKTAMNTAPHLSERGEPGEEIFLDLELKLLADVGLLGFPNAGKSTFLSVVTEARPKIADYPFTTLTPNLGVTTAGGKTFVIADIPGIIEGAHEGKGLGDEFLRHVERTRVLIHLVDVFGFDGKSAAQNLRALNKELASHSARLAATPQIVVATKMDLTDADKALAAFRKSFKKEKIYPLSSATGQGVKELMLAVVKSLDRAPEPATFTPDIIDIIIEPDFRIEHPSENRWRVTGKKITRLVAMTHFDQDEAVSRFQNILIKMGVEESLVREGAKTGDIVSVSDHDLTFRPSLKHRQRPPQ